From the genome of Paraburkholderia largidicola:
GCTGCGTTACCTGCTGCGCTCGGCCATTCGTACGTTCATCGTGAGTATCGTGCTCGGCGCGATGGGCGCGCTCGCGATACTGAGCATGCCGTCCGTCAGCGAGCACTGGATGCAGCGCTTCACGGCCGCCTCCAATACGCAGACGGGCAAAGACCCGACGACGATCACGCGTCTTGCCGAAATCAAGGACCAGTTCGATCAGGTCACGTCGTCGACGCAATCGCTGCTGCTCGGCGAGGGCTACGGCCATTACTACCGCTATTCGCCGCAATATCTGCCCGATCTCGCGGGACAGATCAGCGAAAAGGACTTCTACGCGATCCGCGAATGGGCGGCGGGCCACAACTTCTGGATTTATCAGCTGTTCGCGGGCGGCCTGCTGTTCGGACTCGCGCTGCCGCTCGCCGTCCTCTTCACGCTGGGACACTGCACGCTCGCCTACCGACGATGGCGCGCAAAAAGCCCCGGTGCGCCACTTCTTCCCGTGTTCGGCCGCTCGATCCTGCTGCTTGCCGCGCTGCCTGCCACGTCGATCGGCGGCAATCCACTCGGCCCGCGTTTCTCGGGACTCGTATTCGGCGTCGCGCTCGGTTTGACGGTCGCGACGTATTGTCGTTTGCATCGACAGCTGGACGCCAAGGCGCGCCTGAAAGTCGAGCCCGTGACGCCGCCGCCATCGGCGCGCGCGACGGCCGTCGCGCAGAAACCGCCGACCCAGCCGCCCGTCCAGCCGCCCCGCCCCGCGCCGTTCGCGTCGGCTGCCGCGCGAGGCACGCTGAAAGACGCAACAGGGTCAGAACCGTACGACGCAGACCGCACACGCGATCTGCGTCAGCGAGGCATGCCGGCGTCCGCGTGACGTGCGCTCCGGCGCATGTCGTGCATCACGCGGATCGTCTCGTTTCATCGCCCGGCTGCGCCGGTCCTTTTCGCACTACGCCGTGTTATTCGCCAATGAAAATTCTTCATCTACTTTCGACAGTCGACCCACGGGCAGGTGGACCGACTGAAGGTGTACGACAGAGCGGCGTCGCGATGGCGGCGCTGGGTCACGAGATCGAGGTCGCGTCGCTCGATGCCGCCGATGCGCCGCATGTCCGCGACTTCCCGTTGCCCGTGCATGCGCTCGGTCCGGGACGCAACTACTACGGCTTCACGCCCGATTTCGTGCCGTGGCTCGCACGCGAGGCGCAGCGCTTCGACGCGGTGATCGTGCATGGACTGTGGCAATACCATGGCTTCGGCGCATGGCGCGCGCTGCGCGCGTCGAAAGTGCCGTACTACGTGTACACGCACGGCATGCTCGATCCGTATTTCAAGCGCACGTATCCGCTCAAGCATCTGAAGAAGTGGGCGTACTGGCCGTGGGCGGAATATCGCGTGCTGCGCGACGCGGCCGCCGTGATTTTCACCACGGAGGAAGAGCGGCTGCTCGCGCGGCAATCGTTCTGGCTGTATCGCGCGAACGAACGCGTCGTGCCGTTCGGCACCAACCCGCCGCCGCCGCATGCACAGGCGCTGCGCGAAGCATTCTGGAGCGCTTATCCGCAGCTGCGCGGCAAGCGGATCGTGCTGTTTCTCGGGCGCATCCACGAGAAAAAGGGCTGCGATCTGCTGATTCACGCCTTCGCCGATCATGCGCAGCGCGACCCGGATGCGCATCTCGTGATTGCGGGTCCCGATGCGACGGGCTGGCAGCGGCCGTTGCAGGCGCTCGCGCGCTCATGTGGAATCGAAGAACGGATTGCGTGGCCGGGCATGCTGCAAGGCGATCTGAAATGGGGCGCCTTCTATGCGAGCGATGTGTTCGCGCTGCCGTCGCATCAGGAGAACTTCGGCGTGGCCGTCGCGGAAGCGTTGGCGTGCGGCCTGCCCGTGCTGCTGTCGGACAAGGTCGGCGTGTGGCGCGAAGTGGAAAACGACCATGCGGGCTTCGTATCGAGCGACACGATCAACGGCATGCAGCGCAATCTGCTGAACTGGCATACGCTCGACGCCGCCGCGAAGGGGAACATGCGCGAGCAGGCGCGCAGGACGTTCGACGCGCGCTTCGGTATCGAGAGCATGGTCGATTCGTTGACTGCGCTGCTCCAACCGCAACCTGCCGTTGTGACTCGCAGCGCCGATCAGCAGTCGCCGCAGAACACGCCTGGTGCGATGCCGAGGAAGGTGCCGGCGCAGAGGGAGCCGTCGGTGAATTGAGAGTTGCCGTGACCACGCTATGGGCCAGGATCGGTAACGCGATCCTGGCCCATTTCTTTCAGTTCCCGCCTATTCGCTTCCCTATACCCCACCCGATTGATTTCTTCTGGCGATTTCCCTTCGAACTATCGCGACCTCAACTAATCCATCGTTATCCTGAAAATAGGGGTTCGTGACGTGGGTTGATTGGTGACGTTGCTTCGATTTACTATGCACCGGCCTCTGCGTCGCCAATAGTAAAGGCACCCCACATCAACACGTCTCGACGTTCAGGATCTTCTGATGACACATGACATTTTCTTAAGAATTCAAGGCATCGACGGAGAATCACAAGACGCGAGCCACACAAATGAAATCGATGTGCTCGACTGGACGTGGAAGGTGACACAGCAGTCAAGCATGATGTCCGGTTCGGGGGGTGGCGCAGGGAAGGCGACTGTATCGGACCTTGAATTTACACATCAGATTGACAAGGCAAGTCCCAATCTTGCCCGGTACTGCTTTACAGGTACCCACATCCCCGACGCCAGGCTGGTCATGCGTAAGACAGGCGGTGTCCCACACGAATTTCTACGCATCACGATGTACGACGTACTCATTTCACACGTCGAACCGTTTGTTGACGAGAACGGTGCTATCGAATGCGTGCGACTGTCCTTCGCGCGAATGAAAAAGGAATACGCTCTTCAAAATGCGTTGGGGGGCAATGGCGGGACCGTTACTGCGTTGTTTGATGTCAAACAGAACGTTACGCGGTGAGGCGCTTGTGCATGAGTGACAACACTTATAAGTTTCAAGACCACTACAACCTGTCGCCGCCTGAATTGTTCCTTTTCATCGCGTTGGATCAAACAAAAAGGCAGCTGGGCTTTGCCGACCTTGCAGCAGTTGCAACATGGCTTCTTGGTGTCAACGACGTTCCCGTTCCGGGGAAACCCATTACCGCAACGCCGGGAACATCCGTGATGTCTCTGTTCTTTCGAAACGTCATCACGAAAAAGACGAAAATGCCGCTCCCAACCTTGACGATGAAAAGCTTCAGCACCAAGGGAGTCAGGCTTATTTACACGCGTAGCCTCGGGGCTTTCATCGGTCGTGCCATTCCCGTTGTTGACCTGATGTTCATGGGCTATGATGCGACCCTCATCATGTACCGTTCCGTGCAAAGGTACAACGCAATGGTCAAACGGGAAGACCAGCTTGGATGATCCTCTCTGGAAAGAACTGACCGCCTTCACGCGCGAAGAAGTCGGTGGGACCCGGCTGTTCGGAAAAGAGCCGACGCTCACGCCGTCAACGCGCATTCTCGATGACCTTCGTATCGATGGCGTCGACGCGATTGAGTTTGTTGACAAGCTATTCGAAAAATTCGCCGTCGAGGGCGATTTTCCTTATGCGCGCTATATCGGTCCCGAAAGCCCGGCCAATATCCTTTGCGCAATCCCCGCGCTGATTTGCGGCTTGTTCAACCGCAACCGCCCGCCGCACCCCGATGAACACCCGCTCACGCTCGGGATGCTTTACGAAGCGATGCGGGCCGGCCGATGGGATACCAAAGAGGTTGAAGCGAATCAAAGAAAGGCTTCATAGGAGGCAAGGACCTTCGCCTGCCAACCTGATCAGCCGGTATGCGATGCGGGGGCCGCAGAAGCACAACTGCGCCGCCCTCAGATCGCCTCATTCCCCCCAGCCCGAACCAGCGACTGTGCCGCAATCGGCAGCTTGCCCAATTCGGCGTTCGACACGCCAAACCGCATGCTCCCGGCCGCCTCGCCGATCGGCAGTATCGTCGCCGTATCAGGCTTGCCGAGCCGCTGCGCGAGATGCTCGCCCAGCCGCAATGCGAGCGCCGAGATCGTGATCGTCGGGAAGTTGGCGCCGACCGTCGGAAACACCGAGCTTCCCGCGACATACAGATTGCTCATGCCATGCATCTTGCAGTCGCGGTCCACAACGCCTTCGCGCGCTGAATCGTGCATCCGCGTCGTGCCCATGTGATGCCACGTGCCTTCGAGCTTCGACGGCAACGACGCGCGGCCTTCGAGTGGCTCGTCGAGCTCGACGTCAGCGACGCCCATCATCTTCAGTTCGTCGGCGAGCAGCTGGAACGTTCGGTCGAACGTGCGCTGCACCAGTTCCGTGAGACGCCAGTCGACTTTCACGCGCGGCAGGCCAAGCGCATCCTTGCGATCCGATAGCGTGACGCGGCTGTCGCGGTTCGGCTCCGCTTCGACGATCGCCTGCAGCTTCACGTCCGAAATCAGCGCACGCAATTGCAGCAGACGCGTGAGACCGAAGCCGACGGTATCGACGGGATGCGCGGCCATCGTCAGATAATCGTCGCGCGCGCGGCGGCCCGGCTGTTCCTTGCGATGCAGCGCCTCGCGGCAGCGGATCAACGCTTCCGATCCCGCACTGCCTTCACCGAAGAAACGCGAGAAGAACCATACGCGCGAATTGAGCAGCTTCTCGCGCTTGATGACGTCGTGCGTCAGCGCGAACTGCGACGAGATATGCGTGCCGTGCGCCGCGACGGCGGCGTTCTGGTAGTGATACTTGATGTCGTACAGCTTGTTGCGCGACCATTCTTTCGTGAACTTCACCGTGCCCGTCATCAGGCGCGGATGATCCATGAAGAAGCGGCCCACCAGATCGTGCCCGTTGCCGAGTCCCGCTGCCTGCACCTTGTTCGACGCGAGCAGCAACCGCGCGTTCTCGATGCCGCCTGTCGCGAGCACGAACACCTTCGCGTTCACGCGAAAGCGCTTGCCCGTCAGCGTCGCGACATCGACGCCCGTGACTTCGGACGCCTGCGCATCGGAGTCGATATTCACGACGTTCGCATGCAGGAACACGCGCACCCGTTCCGAGCGCCGCAATACCTCGCGATACACCTTGCCGAAGCGCACAGGCGGGCTGAACTGCGAAACGGTGTCGCGCACGTTGCCCGACATCATCGGATAGCGCCGCACGTCGGTCCGGTTGATCTGTTGCTCCCACCACGCGGGGTCGAAATTGTGCGGGCCGAGCTTGAGCAGCGCATGGGTGCGCAGATAATACGGCGCAAGCTCTTCGAGGCCGAATGGCCAGCCGCTATGCGCGACCCAGTCCTTCTTGTCGAAGTCCCACGGATCGAGCGGACGGCACCAGCCGCCCCAGCAATTGCTGCTGCCGCCCAGATAGCGGCTGCGGCAGCCGTCCGCAAAGGCGTACGGAATCCCGACGTTCTCGCCGCGATAGAGATCGCGCGTTTCGTCGTCGGCCTTGTAGCCGCCACTTTCGAGCACGCAGCAGTCGATGCCCGCGCGTTCCAGTTCCATCGCGAGCGTGATACCCGCGACGCCTGCCCCGATGATGCATACCGTCGTCGACACAGCGACGCCCTGTTCGACACTGCGGGTATCGATAAACATCCCCTGCTCCCAGCTTGTGTTCTGTTCGTACCTTGTACGGCCGCGTCCAGCTTCGACCGTTCTGGCCCCCCGCCGAGCATGCGAGCCAGGCTCGTCATGCGTCAACGCCCTGTGGGTTTGCACGAGCGGGGCGTTTGCGCACGCATACTGTATTCCCGCGCCAGCCAGTGCTTACGTAGGATGATGGCTCTGCGTAAGGCAGTTCATCCGCCAACTTCGCGCTTCCGGCAGACAGAACCATGCATCCGATGCCAGTTACGAGGGGCTTCCCACATCCGTGTCGAAACGCTTGCGAATAAAGCGGCAAGGATTGCCGCCATATACGCCTTCCGCGTCGAGCGAGCGGTGCACGACGGATAGCGGGGTCACGACAGCCGACCGGCCGATCGTCACGCCCATCTGCACGACGCACTTCGATGAAATCCACGCGCCGTCCTCGATGACGATGGGCGCGACGCGCAAATCCATGTTTGTTCGCATCTCATGCGAGCCCGCGCTCAGAAAGCTTCCTTGCGATATGCAGACATTCGAGCCGATGTGAATGGGCGCCTGGTTGTAGATCCATACGTCGACGCCGAACCAGCAGTTGTCGCCCACGGTGAGATTCCACGGCGCCTTCACCCGCACGGGATGCACGAAGCGGCAGTTCGCGCCGATCTTCGCGCCGAACAGCCGCAACAGCGCCACGCGCACCGACGACACGGGCAGCAGCTTGTTGTTGATCACGCACGCCTCGATGAAGAACCAGATCAGCTCGACCAGGAAACCGCGCGACGCGACGTAGTTGCCCTTGCCCGCCAGGCTCAGGTCGATCACGCGGCCCGGCGCAGAGGGCGGTGCAGGCGGCGTGGCATGCGGGTCTTTCGTGCTCGCGGCCCGATTGTCCGCAGCACGATCGTCCGCGGCCCGTCCGATCGTGGAGCTGATCGTGTTGTCCATAGTTCTTCTCCAGTCGATGAACGCGCCTCGCCGTCCGTCCGGTGCTTCAGCCCTTGTAGCCGCTTGGCGCGCCCTGTTCTGATCGATTATCTGGCCCATGCGCGCTGATGGACGGCCGCTGTCCGCGCCGTGCGGAGTTTTGGCGGATCGAAGCAGAGTGTCCGTATCACCATGGCAGCATGGCTTCATGACGTTTGCAGGAGGAAGACGACAATGGCTGCTCATCTCCGCTCGCGGCAACGCCCGGCGCGCGTGCATCCGTTGCGCGTCGGACTGCGCTCGCGCGTGCTGCTGCTCGCCGCCGCGCTGGCATCGGCGCTCGCGCTGATGCCGCACGCGCACGCGCAGGACAATCCGGCGCAAGGCAACGGCCAGAATGCCGCCGCGCCCAAGGGCAACGCCAACGCCAATCCCAATGGCGCGCCGGCGCGCAAAACGGCTTCGCAACGCTCGCAGGAGGACGCGCAGCGTCTGCTCGGCGGTCCATCGGCGACGCTTGGCGGCTATGACCCCGGCGGCGCGACGCCCGATTCGCAACGCGATGCGCTACTCAACAGCGAGCGCATGCGCGTCGCCAAACCCAACACGCAGGCAATGGGCGGCCCCACTGCCTTAGGCGGCGGCGCGGCGCCCGCAGGTGGTGGCGCGATCCGGCGTCCCGCACGAGGCGCGGCGGCAGGCGGCGGTGCTGGCGATAACGGCGGAGCGGCGGGTGCCGCGGCACAGCGCGCCGCAGCCGTGAATGCCGCCAACGCGGGCGGTGGTGCCACGGTGTACAGCAGTCCGTATAGCGAACGAGCGGGCCGGGAAGTATTCAAATCGCCCTGGTGAATCCGTCGCTTCCACAACGTAAAAAACCGAAGGGCCGAATCCGAACCGCTAAACACGGTTCGCATCCGGCCCTTCGTCCCTGCCCGCGTCGATGACGCGCGTCACTCCACTTCCGACTCCTCGACCCGCGCCGACAAGATGGGCTGATTCGCCATCGACGTGGCCGCCGGCTTCGCGCCCGGTACGGCAGCGCCCGTCAACAGAGCGAGGCGCGTATCGAGCGTGAGCAGCGTCGAGAGCGGCGACAGCATCGTCTCCGCGTAACGCCGCCCTGCCGCGCCAATGGCAGCGCGTCGCGCGCCGTCTTCGGCGAGTGTCGCGATTGCGTCGACGAGTTCCCCTGTGTCCTCGGGCGGCACGATCATGCCGTTGTTCGACACGGCTTCGTAGAGCGCCGTGCCGGGGCGCGCCATGGCAATCACCGCGCCGCCGCTCGCGAGCATGCCCGTCAGCTTCGACGGCATCACGAGATCGGCTGCATCGCCGCGCTGGGGCAGCACGTGAATATCGGCGACATTCAACAGCTCGTTCAGCGATGACGCCGGCTGCAGCGGCAGGAACCGGCAGTTGGACAAACCCTCGCAACGCTTGAAGAGATCGTCCCGCGCCGCGCCGGCGCCGCAGAACACGAAGGTGATGTCGTCACGCGCAGCAAGCGCGCCCGCAGCGTCCGCAAGCGTCTCGAGACCCTGCTTCGCCCCCA
Proteins encoded in this window:
- a CDS encoding O-antigen ligase family protein is translated as MRNKYATLWIWMCLCPLALDYKAPDADSGHAAQILLVAPTFAAALALIFIAPRFRDASPLRRFVTLCLVLSVPGSLISQMVQDNDFGNYLRVVLPFLLFLLGYAVACHPWHENRIGQMEKALFWANLICLVFTFVFGIATGGGLGGIADVRFRIVSVTLLGLQGVLLHEFVLARRFSPFMLAVFLGTVLVELLSVTRSLLVGTVLLFMLAAWMSAPSLRYLLRSAIRTFIVSIVLGAMGALAILSMPSVSEHWMQRFTAASNTQTGKDPTTITRLAEIKDQFDQVTSSTQSLLLGEGYGHYYRYSPQYLPDLAGQISEKDFYAIREWAAGHNFWIYQLFAGGLLFGLALPLAVLFTLGHCTLAYRRWRAKSPGAPLLPVFGRSILLLAALPATSIGGNPLGPRFSGLVFGVALGLTVATYCRLHRQLDAKARLKVEPVTPPPSARATAVAQKPPTQPPVQPPRPAPFASAAARGTLKDATGSEPYDADRTRDLRQRGMPASA
- a CDS encoding glycosyltransferase; this translates as MKILHLLSTVDPRAGGPTEGVRQSGVAMAALGHEIEVASLDAADAPHVRDFPLPVHALGPGRNYYGFTPDFVPWLAREAQRFDAVIVHGLWQYHGFGAWRALRASKVPYYVYTHGMLDPYFKRTYPLKHLKKWAYWPWAEYRVLRDAAAVIFTTEEERLLARQSFWLYRANERVVPFGTNPPPPHAQALREAFWSAYPQLRGKRIVLFLGRIHEKKGCDLLIHAFADHAQRDPDAHLVIAGPDATGWQRPLQALARSCGIEERIAWPGMLQGDLKWGAFYASDVFALPSHQENFGVAVAEALACGLPVLLSDKVGVWREVENDHAGFVSSDTINGMQRNLLNWHTLDAAAKGNMREQARRTFDARFGIESMVDSLTALLQPQPAVVTRSADQQSPQNTPGAMPRKVPAQREPSVN
- a CDS encoding Hcp family type VI secretion system effector, which encodes MTHDIFLRIQGIDGESQDASHTNEIDVLDWTWKVTQQSSMMSGSGGGAGKATVSDLEFTHQIDKASPNLARYCFTGTHIPDARLVMRKTGGVPHEFLRITMYDVLISHVEPFVDENGAIECVRLSFARMKKEYALQNALGGNGGTVTALFDVKQNVTR
- a CDS encoding STM2901 family protein, with amino-acid sequence MSDNTYKFQDHYNLSPPELFLFIALDQTKRQLGFADLAAVATWLLGVNDVPVPGKPITATPGTSVMSLFFRNVITKKTKMPLPTLTMKSFSTKGVRLIYTRSLGAFIGRAIPVVDLMFMGYDATLIMYRSVQRYNAMVKREDQLG
- a CDS encoding DUF1493 family protein produces the protein MDDPLWKELTAFTREEVGGTRLFGKEPTLTPSTRILDDLRIDGVDAIEFVDKLFEKFAVEGDFPYARYIGPESPANILCAIPALICGLFNRNRPPHPDEHPLTLGMLYEAMRAGRWDTKEVEANQRKAS
- a CDS encoding FAD-dependent oxidoreductase, with translation MFIDTRSVEQGVAVSTTVCIIGAGVAGITLAMELERAGIDCCVLESGGYKADDETRDLYRGENVGIPYAFADGCRSRYLGGSSNCWGGWCRPLDPWDFDKKDWVAHSGWPFGLEELAPYYLRTHALLKLGPHNFDPAWWEQQINRTDVRRYPMMSGNVRDTVSQFSPPVRFGKVYREVLRRSERVRVFLHANVVNIDSDAQASEVTGVDVATLTGKRFRVNAKVFVLATGGIENARLLLASNKVQAAGLGNGHDLVGRFFMDHPRLMTGTVKFTKEWSRNKLYDIKYHYQNAAVAAHGTHISSQFALTHDVIKREKLLNSRVWFFSRFFGEGSAGSEALIRCREALHRKEQPGRRARDDYLTMAAHPVDTVGFGLTRLLQLRALISDVKLQAIVEAEPNRDSRVTLSDRKDALGLPRVKVDWRLTELVQRTFDRTFQLLADELKMMGVADVELDEPLEGRASLPSKLEGTWHHMGTTRMHDSAREGVVDRDCKMHGMSNLYVAGSSVFPTVGANFPTITISALALRLGEHLAQRLGKPDTATILPIGEAAGSMRFGVSNAELGKLPIAAQSLVRAGGNEAI
- a CDS encoding DapH/DapD/GlmU-related protein is translated as MDNTISSTIGRAADDRAADNRAASTKDPHATPPAPPSAPGRVIDLSLAGKGNYVASRGFLVELIWFFIEACVINNKLLPVSSVRVALLRLFGAKIGANCRFVHPVRVKAPWNLTVGDNCWFGVDVWIYNQAPIHIGSNVCISQGSFLSAGSHEMRTNMDLRVAPIVIEDGAWISSKCVVQMGVTIGRSAVVTPLSVVHRSLDAEGVYGGNPCRFIRKRFDTDVGSPS